In Candidatus Promineifilum breve, one genomic interval encodes:
- the chrA gene encoding chromate efflux transporter — MTTEPAVDEITYKAPHESYGRLFLRFLHFGFLAWGGPVAQIAMIRQELVDEEQWVSRERFNRVLGVYQVLPGPEASELCVYFGMLSRGRFGGLVAGLGFMLPGFVLMLLLAWFYVSYGIASPVFAAAFLGMQAAVGALIVRAVHRIGSHVLLNRWLWGIAVSAAVAHFAGIHFLIILAVAGVVYLLVEERQPGWAGLLLGAGALVAIVLLAMRLSAARDAMATANVVAQTAPSTLALFWLGLRSGLLTFGGAYTVIPYLRNEAVVVSGWMTDGQFLDGLALAGILPAPLVIFGTFVGYLGGALPGALAMTLGIFLPAFAITLTGHELLEKVVENKALHGILDGVTAGVVGLIAATAVVLLRDAITGWLAVLIFVGGLIVLFRWNSKASVPAVVLGAALVGLLVYFLA, encoded by the coding sequence ATGACGACAGAGCCTGCCGTCGACGAAATCACTTACAAGGCCCCGCATGAATCTTACGGCCGCTTGTTCCTGCGCTTCCTGCATTTTGGCTTCCTGGCCTGGGGTGGCCCCGTCGCCCAAATCGCGATGATCCGTCAGGAACTGGTGGACGAGGAGCAGTGGGTTAGCCGCGAGCGCTTCAACCGCGTCTTGGGCGTCTATCAAGTCCTGCCCGGCCCGGAAGCTTCCGAACTGTGTGTCTACTTCGGCATGTTGTCGCGCGGCCGCTTCGGTGGGTTGGTGGCCGGGCTGGGTTTTATGTTACCCGGGTTTGTCCTGATGCTGCTGCTCGCCTGGTTCTACGTGAGCTACGGGATCGCATCGCCCGTTTTTGCGGCGGCTTTCCTGGGGATGCAGGCCGCGGTCGGGGCGTTGATCGTTCGCGCCGTCCACCGCATCGGCAGCCACGTTCTGCTCAATCGTTGGCTGTGGGGCATTGCGGTCAGCGCGGCCGTGGCCCATTTTGCCGGTATCCATTTTCTGATCATTTTAGCCGTCGCGGGCGTGGTCTATCTGCTGGTCGAGGAGCGCCAACCGGGCTGGGCGGGGCTGCTTCTCGGCGCGGGTGCGCTCGTGGCGATCGTTCTGCTCGCCATGCGTCTGAGCGCCGCGCGGGATGCGATGGCTACGGCCAATGTCGTGGCTCAGACCGCTCCGTCCACCCTGGCCCTGTTCTGGTTGGGGTTGCGCAGCGGCCTGTTGACCTTCGGCGGCGCCTACACGGTGATCCCCTATCTGCGCAACGAGGCGGTTGTGGTCAGCGGCTGGATGACCGACGGCCAGTTCCTCGACGGGCTGGCGCTGGCCGGTATATTGCCCGCGCCGCTGGTTATCTTCGGAACGTTTGTGGGCTATCTGGGTGGCGCGTTGCCCGGCGCGCTGGCCATGACGCTGGGTATTTTCCTGCCCGCTTTCGCGATTACTTTAACCGGCCACGAGTTACTGGAAAAAGTTGTCGAGAACAAGGCGCTGCACGGCATCCTCGATGGCGTGACCGCCGGGGTCGTCGGCCTGATCGCCGCGACGGCTGTGGTGCTGCTCCGCGATGCCATAACCGGCTGGTTGGCCGTGCTGATTTTTGTCGGCGGCCTGATTGTGCTCTTTCGCTGGAATTCAAAAGCCAGCGTGCCGGCTGTGGTGCTGGGGGCCGCGCTCGTTGGGCTTTTGGTCTACTTTCTGGCGTGA
- a CDS encoding M20 metallopeptidase family protein: MTIPDFKREAAALYDDLVRVRRDLHRHPELGFQEVRTAGIVAETLTGLGLEVQTGVGQTGVVALLEGARPGPNVLLRFDMDALPIQEESSNAYISTRPGVMHACGHDGHVSMGLALADLFVRRQDQMAGSLKFLFQPAEEGLGGALAVMAGGVLENPRPDVALAMHLWSPVHVGQARVVDGPAMASSSVFTLTVEGRGGHGAAPHLATDPIVAAAQIVTALQSIVSRNTNPNDSVVVSIGEFSAGTTFNVIPERAILKGTVRSYDTATHRMVYRRILEMATSVATAFGCRATMETVAIVAAVHNAPEPTAVVRAAAERVLGAENILEHRTMAAEDMGFILQEIPGCYFFVGCSNGDLATQYPHHHPRFDFDERAMVDGVAIMAEAAGRYVLA; encoded by the coding sequence ATGACCATTCCCGATTTTAAACGCGAAGCTGCCGCTCTCTATGACGACCTGGTGCGTGTTCGCCGCGATCTGCACCGCCACCCCGAACTGGGGTTCCAGGAAGTGCGCACGGCCGGCATCGTGGCCGAGACGCTGACCGGCCTGGGGCTGGAAGTGCAGACCGGCGTCGGCCAAACGGGCGTGGTGGCCCTGCTGGAGGGGGCGCGCCCCGGCCCCAATGTGCTGCTGCGCTTCGATATGGACGCCCTGCCCATTCAGGAGGAGAGCAGCAACGCCTACATCTCCACCAGGCCGGGCGTCATGCACGCCTGCGGCCACGACGGCCACGTCTCGATGGGGCTGGCGCTGGCCGACCTGTTTGTGCGGCGTCAGGATCAGATGGCCGGCTCACTCAAGTTTCTCTTTCAGCCGGCCGAGGAAGGCTTGGGCGGCGCGCTGGCGGTGATGGCCGGCGGGGTGCTGGAAAACCCGCGGCCGGACGTAGCCCTGGCGATGCACCTCTGGTCACCCGTCCACGTGGGGCAGGCGCGGGTGGTCGATGGCCCGGCGATGGCTTCGTCCAGCGTCTTCACCCTGACCGTTGAGGGGCGGGGCGGCCACGGGGCCGCGCCCCATCTGGCGACCGACCCGATCGTCGCCGCGGCCCAGATCGTCACTGCCCTGCAGAGCATCGTCAGCCGCAACACCAACCCCAATGACAGCGTTGTCGTCTCCATCGGCGAGTTCTCGGCCGGGACGACCTTCAATGTTATCCCCGAGCGGGCCATCCTGAAGGGCACGGTGCGCAGCTATGACACGGCCACCCACCGCATGGTCTACCGGCGCATCCTGGAGATGGCGACCAGTGTGGCCACCGCCTTCGGCTGCCGGGCAACGATGGAGACGGTGGCCATTGTGGCCGCCGTCCACAACGCGCCGGAGCCGACGGCCGTGGTGCGCGCCGCGGCCGAGCGCGTGCTGGGGGCCGAGAATATCCTGGAGCACCGCACCATGGCCGCCGAGGATATGGGCTTCATCCTGCAAGAGATTCCCGGCTGCTACTTCTTCGTCGGTTGCAGCAACGGCGATTTGGCGACGCAGTACCCGCACCATCACCCGCGCTTCGACTTTGACGAGCGGGCCATGGTTGACGGCGTGGCGATCATGGCCGAGGCGGCGGGCCGCTACGTGTTGGCATAG
- a CDS encoding SH3 domain-containing protein yields the protein MTTYRAVEPWSVHYPDPIRGAAGDRLTLGRRDDEFPGWVWATAGDGREGWVPESWLRMDGGNGTLLHDYTAAELALEPGDVVSGAVVVSGWLWATAADGRVGWAPLHCLVHG from the coding sequence ATGACCACCTACCGCGCCGTTGAACCCTGGTCAGTCCACTACCCCGACCCCATCCGTGGCGCGGCCGGCGACCGGCTGACCCTCGGCCGCCGCGATGACGAGTTCCCCGGCTGGGTGTGGGCCACGGCGGGCGACGGGCGTGAGGGCTGGGTTCCCGAAAGCTGGTTGCGTATGGATGGGGGCAATGGCACTTTGTTGCACGATTACACCGCCGCCGAATTGGCGCTGGAACCGGGCGACGTGGTTAGCGGCGCAGTCGTGGTAAGTGGTTGGCTGTGGGCTACCGCGGCCGATGGGCGCGTGGGGTGGGCGCCGCTCCATTGTCTTGTGCACGGGTAA
- a CDS encoding AAA family ATPase translates to MTDLFSHAAQERIRREAPLAARMRPRTLDEFFGQSHIMGSGRLLRRAIQADQLSSLIFYGPPGTGKTTLAMVIANSTRSHFITINAVLAGVKEIREAIDVARQRRELYGQRTTLFVDEVHRWNKAQQDALLPHVENGTIILIGATTENPYFEVNKALVSRSRIFQLRPLTEDDLRAIAVQALNDPERGYGKLNVALQPEALDHLVDVANGDARGVLNALELAVETTPPDANGLITISLDVAEESIQRRAVLYDKDGDVHYDTISAFIKSLRGSDTDAALYWMARMVYAGEDPRFIFRRMAIFAGEDVGMADPQAMGIVVNCWETFERIGLPEGRFPLAVAAIYLSTAPKSNSAFAFFDALGMVEKEREADVPNHLKDGNRDKEGFGHGEGYLYPHAYRDHWVAQQYLPNALQGKVFYQPGELGHERAIGADVARRREAQLAAMVESDSDAHLEVLTTSPSNRAKDMWLQRTVANSGRQLGGLRDRLFEMAGVQRHHLILDANAGSGLLTWEAARRAPEGGVWALAADETAGEALRQQAARLPEIERPAVLVGDPAELDYLLALRGEADVRFDCILGRNILTNKERIAGVPPALARHLLPGGRLVLAQAIPRHTQRLYALIEWGRDAKLRDKVIAAEEAIYSDPADPMVNWDESDLTAALEAAGLQDVRLMVEEQSEERLITAAHLDRWFASPSPALREGLGDGGGKDPLPSPLPGGEGTGARLSYRQRLLAGGLTAAEVEKVERLFRNQMLERAVSWRSRLAYVRADFAVD, encoded by the coding sequence ATGACCGACCTCTTCTCCCACGCCGCCCAGGAACGCATTCGCCGGGAAGCGCCGCTGGCCGCCCGGATGCGGCCGCGCACCCTCGATGAGTTCTTCGGCCAGAGCCACATCATGGGGTCGGGCCGCCTGTTGCGCCGCGCCATCCAGGCCGACCAGCTATCGTCGCTCATCTTCTACGGCCCGCCCGGCACGGGCAAGACCACGCTGGCGATGGTCATCGCCAACAGCACGCGCAGCCATTTCATCACCATCAACGCCGTGCTGGCCGGGGTCAAGGAGATTCGCGAGGCCATCGACGTGGCCCGCCAGCGGCGCGAGCTATACGGCCAGCGCACCACCCTCTTCGTCGACGAGGTACACCGCTGGAACAAGGCCCAGCAGGACGCGTTACTGCCCCACGTCGAGAACGGCACGATCATCCTCATCGGCGCGACGACCGAGAACCCGTACTTCGAGGTCAACAAGGCCCTCGTCAGCCGCAGCCGTATCTTCCAGCTTCGGCCGTTGACCGAGGACGACCTGCGGGCCATTGCCGTGCAAGCCCTGAACGACCCGGAGCGCGGCTACGGCAAGCTTAACGTGGCCCTGCAACCGGAGGCGCTCGACCATCTGGTGGACGTGGCGAACGGCGATGCCCGCGGTGTGCTCAACGCCCTGGAACTGGCCGTGGAGACCACCCCACCCGACGCGAACGGCCTCATCACCATCAGCCTGGACGTGGCCGAGGAGTCGATCCAGCGCCGCGCCGTGCTCTATGACAAGGATGGCGATGTCCATTACGACACCATTTCGGCCTTCATCAAGAGCCTGCGCGGCTCCGACACCGACGCGGCGCTATACTGGATGGCCCGCATGGTCTATGCTGGGGAAGACCCGCGCTTCATCTTCCGGCGCATGGCGATCTTCGCCGGCGAGGACGTGGGCATGGCCGACCCGCAGGCCATGGGCATTGTCGTCAATTGCTGGGAGACGTTCGAGCGCATCGGCCTGCCGGAGGGGCGCTTCCCGCTGGCCGTGGCGGCTATCTATTTGTCCACGGCCCCCAAGTCCAACTCGGCCTTCGCCTTCTTCGACGCCCTGGGCATGGTGGAGAAAGAGCGCGAGGCCGACGTGCCCAACCACCTGAAGGACGGTAACCGCGACAAGGAGGGCTTCGGCCACGGCGAGGGCTACCTCTACCCCCACGCCTACCGCGATCATTGGGTGGCCCAACAATATCTGCCCAACGCGCTACAAGGCAAGGTGTTCTATCAGCCGGGCGAGCTGGGCCACGAGCGGGCTATCGGCGCCGACGTGGCCCGCCGCCGCGAGGCGCAACTGGCGGCCATGGTCGAAAGCGACAGCGATGCCCATCTGGAGGTCTTGACCACCAGCCCATCGAACCGCGCCAAGGATATGTGGCTGCAACGCACCGTCGCCAACAGCGGCCGGCAACTCGGCGGCCTGCGCGACCGGCTGTTCGAGATGGCCGGGGTGCAGCGCCATCACCTGATCCTTGACGCCAACGCCGGCAGCGGCCTGCTGACCTGGGAAGCGGCCCGGCGCGCGCCGGAGGGCGGCGTGTGGGCGCTGGCCGCCGACGAAACGGCCGGCGAGGCATTGCGCCAGCAAGCCGCCCGCCTGCCGGAGATCGAGCGCCCGGCCGTCCTCGTCGGCGACCCGGCGGAGCTTGATTACCTGCTGGCCCTGCGCGGCGAGGCGGACGTGCGCTTCGATTGCATCCTGGGCCGCAATATCCTGACCAACAAGGAACGGATCGCCGGCGTCCCACCGGCCCTCGCCCGCCACCTGTTGCCCGGCGGTCGCCTCGTGCTGGCCCAAGCCATCCCCCGCCACACCCAACGGCTCTACGCGCTCATCGAATGGGGCCGCGACGCCAAGCTGCGCGATAAGGTCATCGCCGCCGAGGAAGCCATCTACAGTGACCCGGCCGACCCGATGGTCAATTGGGACGAGAGCGATCTGACGGCCGCGCTGGAGGCGGCCGGACTACAGGACGTGCGCCTGATGGTTGAGGAGCAGTCGGAGGAGCGGTTGATCACGGCCGCGCACCTTGACCGTTGGTTCGCCTCTCCGTCCCCGGCCCTTCGGGAGGGGTTAGGGGACGGTGGCGGAAAAGACCCTCTCCCTAGCCCTCTCCCGGGGGGAGAGGGGACTGGGGCGCGGCTGAGCTATCGCCAGCGATTGCTGGCCGGGGGATTGACGGCCGCGGAGGTGGAGAAGGTTGAGCGCCTGTTCCGCAACCAGATGCTGGAGCGGGCGGTGAGTTGGCGGTCGCGGTTGGCCTATGTGCGGGCCGATTTCGCTGTTGATTGA
- a CDS encoding PIN domain-containing protein — MAALIDTNLLVYLFDPADETKQAKAREVLDELHLYQAGRLSVQCLAEFFNVTTRGRQPLMNPAMALEQVERFQGLYPVFPLTVPIILEAGRGVRDHQLAYYDAQLWAAAHLHQLTLLLSEDFQSGRVIEGVRFVNPFAADFRLTDWL; from the coding sequence ATGGCGGCTCTCATCGATACGAATTTGCTGGTGTACCTTTTCGATCCGGCCGATGAGACAAAACAGGCCAAGGCGCGCGAGGTACTTGATGAACTACATTTATATCAGGCCGGGCGATTGAGCGTGCAATGCCTGGCCGAGTTTTTCAACGTTACAACGCGCGGCCGACAACCGCTGATGAACCCAGCAATGGCATTGGAGCAAGTCGAACGATTTCAAGGCCTCTACCCGGTTTTTCCCTTGACGGTACCTATTATTCTGGAAGCGGGACGGGGTGTGCGCGATCACCAATTGGCCTATTATGACGCTCAGCTATGGGCGGCGGCCCATCTCCACCAACTAACCCTCTTGCTGAGCGAAGATTTTCAAAGCGGTCGTGTCATCGAGGGCGTACGCTTTGTCAATCCCTTTGCCGCTGATTTCCGGCTCACGGACTGGCTATGA
- a CDS encoding DIP1984 family protein: MKLAEALILRADRKKRLEHLKERLGRIVKVQEGDQPAENPEALLQEVDRAAADLTRLIKQINRTNANSQLDDGRTIADAIADRDDLRLRHTILNGVIQAATIRQERFTKSEVRFQTTVNAGALQQQADDLAQAYRELDTKIQSANWLIDLID; this comes from the coding sequence ATGAAACTAGCCGAAGCGCTGATCCTGCGGGCCGATAGAAAGAAGCGGCTCGAACATCTGAAAGAACGATTGGGGCGTATCGTCAAGGTGCAGGAGGGCGACCAGCCGGCCGAAAATCCGGAAGCCCTGCTGCAAGAGGTCGACCGGGCGGCGGCCGATCTGACGCGCCTCATCAAGCAGATCAACCGCACCAATGCCAACAGCCAACTGGACGACGGCCGGACAATCGCCGACGCCATCGCCGACCGCGATGACCTGCGCCTGCGCCATACCATCCTCAATGGCGTTATTCAGGCAGCGACCATCCGCCAGGAACGCTTCACCAAGAGCGAAGTGCGCTTCCAGACCACGGTCAACGCCGGCGCGCTGCAACAACAGGCCGACGACCTGGCCCAGGCTTATCGCGAACTGGATACGAAAATCCAATCAGCCAACTGGCTGATCGATTTGATTGATTGA
- a CDS encoding TrmH family RNA methyltransferase → MITSATNPRIKQIRALARRKERDAAGLCVVEGIFHVGEALAAGDVAYLVQAPETLISPFGRDLVAAAEANGTPVYPVSAAVMGAIADKDNPQGLLAVAHTRHVALNSLGPASQPWLVALVAPQDPGNVGSILRAIDAVGASGLLLLDGGVDVYHPAAIRAAMGATFHRPVVAASFAEFAGWARAGGYRVYGTSAHGRADYRAAGYTPPLILLMGSERQGLTAEQTALCDELLRLPMRGRATSLNLAMATGIFLYAIHDALDQQGYFAARAS, encoded by the coding sequence ATCATCACCAGCGCCACTAACCCACGCATCAAACAGATTCGCGCTCTGGCTCGGCGCAAGGAGCGCGACGCCGCCGGCCTGTGCGTGGTCGAGGGCATCTTCCACGTCGGCGAGGCGTTGGCCGCGGGCGACGTGGCCTATCTCGTCCAAGCCCCCGAGACGCTCATCAGCCCCTTCGGCCGCGATCTGGTGGCCGCGGCCGAGGCGAACGGCACGCCGGTCTATCCCGTCAGCGCGGCGGTCATGGGTGCCATCGCCGACAAGGACAATCCGCAAGGTCTGCTGGCCGTGGCCCATACGCGCCACGTGGCGCTGAATAGCCTCGGCCCGGCCAGCCAGCCGTGGCTGGTGGCCCTCGTCGCCCCGCAAGACCCCGGCAATGTCGGCTCCATCTTGCGGGCCATCGATGCCGTGGGCGCGTCGGGCTTGCTGTTGCTCGATGGCGGCGTCGATGTGTATCATCCGGCGGCTATTCGCGCCGCGATGGGGGCGACGTTTCATCGGCCGGTCGTCGCCGCGTCGTTTGCCGAGTTCGCCGGCTGGGCGCGAGCCGGCGGCTATCGCGTCTATGGCACCTCGGCCCACGGCCGGGCCGACTATCGCGCCGCCGGCTATACCCCGCCGCTGATATTGCTGATGGGCAGCGAGCGCCAGGGTCTAACAGCGGAGCAAACCGCGCTGTGCGACGAGTTGCTGCGCCTGCCCATGCGCGGCCGGGCCACTTCGCTTAATCTGGCGATGGCGACCGGCATTTTCCTCTACGCCATCCACGATGCCCTCGACCAACAGGGCTACTTTGCCGCGCGGGCCTCATAG
- a CDS encoding M4 family metallopeptidase, protein MIGCRSSLQCIVPPYMLREIVENGTPEQRQQALRNIVSAEAIRVQREVIAKEGPPESIMEAATVGLNRIIYSAENGSNLPGRQLRAEGGPPTGDPAADEAYDGAGATHSLFYDIFNRDSIDAAGMRLDSTVHFRTGYDNAFWNGQQMVYGDGDEDLPEAQRLFNRFTIAVDIIGHELAHGVTQHTANLIYQGQSGALNESMSDVFGSLVKQRLLGHTAADADWIIGEGLFTANVNGTGIRNMKAPGTAYDDPVIGKDPQPGHMRDFVQTQADNGGVHINSGIPNRAFYVTAFNLGGFAWEKAGQIWYVTLQSKLSESANFATAAAKTYEVARDLYGQGSLEQQAVRAGWLEVGIDVEQGGSDPGDGDGNGRPGCAGTLMGLFRSLMGPR, encoded by the coding sequence ATGATCGGTTGTAGAAGTTCGTTGCAATGTATTGTCCCGCCCTACATGCTGCGGGAGATCGTGGAGAACGGCACGCCGGAGCAGCGCCAGCAAGCCCTGCGCAACATCGTCTCGGCCGAGGCTATCCGCGTCCAGCGCGAGGTCATCGCCAAGGAAGGGCCGCCGGAGTCGATCATGGAAGCCGCCACGGTGGGGCTGAACCGGATCATCTACTCGGCCGAGAACGGCAGTAACTTGCCCGGCCGTCAATTGCGCGCCGAGGGCGGCCCGCCCACCGGCGATCCGGCGGCCGATGAAGCCTACGACGGCGCGGGCGCGACCCACTCCCTGTTCTACGACATCTTCAATCGCGATTCGATTGACGCCGCCGGGATGCGCCTCGATTCGACGGTGCATTTCCGCACCGGCTACGACAACGCCTTTTGGAACGGGCAGCAGATGGTCTATGGCGACGGCGACGAAGACCTGCCCGAAGCCCAGCGCCTATTCAACCGTTTCACCATTGCCGTGGACATCATCGGCCACGAGCTGGCCCACGGCGTGACCCAACACACGGCCAACCTGATCTATCAGGGGCAATCGGGCGCGCTCAATGAGTCCATGTCCGACGTGTTCGGCTCGCTGGTGAAGCAGCGCCTGCTGGGTCACACGGCGGCCGACGCCGACTGGATCATCGGCGAGGGGCTGTTCACGGCCAACGTCAATGGGACTGGCATTCGCAACATGAAAGCGCCGGGCACGGCCTATGACGATCCGGTGATCGGCAAGGATCCGCAACCGGGCCACATGCGCGATTTCGTCCAGACGCAAGCCGACAACGGCGGCGTCCATATCAACTCCGGCATCCCCAACCGGGCTTTTTACGTGACGGCGTTCAACCTTGGTGGCTTCGCGTGGGAGAAGGCGGGCCAAATCTGGTATGTGACGCTCCAGAGCAAATTGAGCGAGTCGGCCAACTTCGCCACGGCCGCGGCCAAGACCTACGAGGTCGCCCGCGATCTGTATGGGCAGGGTAGCCTGGAGCAGCAGGCCGTGCGCGCCGGTTGGCTGGAGGTGGGTATTGACGTGGAGCAGGGCGGTTCCGATCCGGGCGACGGCGACGGCAACGGCCGCCCCGGCTGTGCCGGGACGCTGATGGGGCTGTTTCGCTCGTTGATGGGGCCGCGTTAG
- a CDS encoding protealysin inhibitor emfourin, with protein sequence MKIYFERSGGFVGRTVSTEVDTNQIPLELALSLLTKVEDASFFDLPEMPGLSLEGFSGADQMCYKVTVEVAGVQHTVETSDSNAPEQLQPLLRELSQLARANPQPGGPVVPGSSERRR encoded by the coding sequence ATGAAAATTTACTTCGAACGCAGCGGCGGATTCGTGGGGCGGACCGTCTCGACCGAGGTTGACACGAACCAGATACCGCTGGAGCTGGCCCTCAGCCTGCTGACCAAAGTCGAGGACGCGTCGTTTTTCGATTTACCCGAAATGCCCGGCTTGTCGCTGGAGGGCTTTTCGGGCGCGGACCAGATGTGTTACAAGGTAACCGTTGAGGTGGCCGGGGTGCAACATACGGTAGAGACGTCGGATAGCAACGCCCCGGAACAACTCCAGCCGCTCTTGCGGGAACTGTCACAACTGGCGCGCGCCAATCCCCAGCCCGGCGGACCGGTCGTCCCCGGAAGCTCAGAGCGCCGGCGCTAG
- a CDS encoding response regulator has product MRGKKVLIVDDEAPLRFMLSKQLNRAGFETTTAGDGETALALAAGAPFDAIVLDVVMPGMDGFEVCRRLKAETLTADVPVLFLSASCSGEFRRRAFRVGAADFLAKPFEIEELPAYLQAILRRREDTTQATGQVVTVIGAGRAATSGATALRLAKTAALQGPGPAMLIDLELPAGSIGARLQLSGGPNMRVLLQDSGEPLDRAAIDRVAQRYHGALEVMPAPYTPALIQQGDPLPERLADTLALLRDEGYYVVVHLGTRVDALTLTALHNAETVWADTDGATNDEHETLLDALTAAGIADERIVATRVEHSTRPTPAKNARERKAIRSKEPAVGVLAPAL; this is encoded by the coding sequence ATGCGTGGAAAAAAAGTCCTTATCGTGGATGATGAAGCGCCGCTGCGCTTCATGCTGAGCAAACAATTGAATCGCGCCGGGTTCGAGACGACGACGGCCGGCGACGGCGAGACGGCATTGGCCCTGGCCGCCGGCGCGCCCTTCGACGCCATCGTGCTCGACGTGGTGATGCCGGGCATGGACGGCTTCGAGGTCTGCCGGCGCTTGAAAGCCGAGACGCTGACGGCCGACGTGCCGGTGCTGTTTCTGTCCGCCTCGTGCAGCGGCGAATTCCGGCGGCGGGCGTTTCGCGTGGGGGCGGCCGACTTTCTGGCTAAGCCATTCGAGATCGAGGAGTTGCCGGCCTATCTGCAAGCCATCCTGCGGCGGCGCGAAGACACGACACAGGCCACCGGTCAGGTCGTCACCGTGATTGGCGCCGGGCGGGCCGCCACGTCCGGGGCCACGGCCCTGCGGCTGGCCAAGACGGCCGCCCTGCAAGGCCCCGGCCCGGCGATGCTCATCGATCTGGAGCTACCGGCCGGCAGCATCGGCGCGCGGCTGCAACTATCGGGCGGCCCCAACATGCGCGTGCTGCTCCAGGATTCGGGTGAGCCGCTCGATCGCGCGGCCATCGACCGCGTGGCCCAGCGCTATCATGGCGCGCTGGAAGTGATGCCCGCGCCCTATACCCCGGCCCTCATCCAGCAGGGCGATCCCCTCCCCGAACGGTTGGCCGACACGCTGGCTTTGTTGCGGGATGAGGGGTACTACGTCGTCGTCCATCTGGGGACGCGGGTCGATGCGTTGACGCTGACGGCCCTGCACAACGCCGAGACGGTCTGGGCCGACACCGACGGGGCGACGAACGACGAGCATGAGACCTTGCTAGACGCCCTGACGGCGGCGGGCATTGCCGACGAGCGTATCGTCGCCACCCGCGTGGAGCATTCCACCCGTCCCACGCCGGCCAAAAACGCCCGCGAACGCAAAGCCATCCGGTCGAAAGAACCGGCTGTGGGCGTCCTAGCGCCGGCGCTCTGA
- a CDS encoding enoyl-CoA hydratase/isomerase family protein, which translates to MSRGIEFNVAGDGIALLRVNRPAARNALSWAAQEAFADAVAAAQRNQSIRVLIITGAGGAFVSGGDLKELAAHPEAAAGERLNRVMSAALAGLAELPYPVLAAVNGDAVGGGCEIVTACDLRLAAADARFAFRQVHNGLTTGWGGTARLVGLIGQSRAMELLLTGRTFDAVEAQALGLIQRVAPPGVDALEAAYAWAGELSRLPRRALAATKALVHAAAHLPPSDADRLEAQWFINLWPSADHLEAVAAFTAKRPPVFNRE; encoded by the coding sequence ATGAGCCGTGGGATTGAATTCAATGTGGCCGGCGACGGCATCGCCCTGTTGCGGGTCAACCGGCCGGCGGCGCGCAACGCCCTCAGTTGGGCGGCCCAGGAAGCGTTCGCCGACGCCGTGGCCGCCGCCCAGCGTAATCAGAGCATCCGCGTCCTGATCATCACCGGCGCGGGCGGGGCGTTTGTCTCCGGCGGCGATCTGAAGGAGCTGGCGGCTCATCCCGAAGCGGCGGCCGGGGAGCGGCTGAACCGGGTGATGAGCGCGGCCCTGGCCGGGCTGGCCGAGTTGCCCTATCCGGTGCTGGCCGCGGTCAACGGCGACGCGGTGGGCGGCGGCTGCGAAATCGTGACCGCCTGCGACCTACGGCTGGCCGCGGCCGATGCGCGCTTCGCCTTTCGCCAGGTACATAATGGCCTGACCACCGGCTGGGGCGGCACGGCGCGGCTGGTGGGACTCATCGGCCAGAGCCGGGCGATGGAGCTGTTGCTGACCGGGCGCACCTTTGACGCGGTTGAGGCGCAGGCGTTGGGTCTCATCCAGCGCGTGGCCCCGCCCGGCGTTGATGCGCTGGAGGCGGCCTATGCCTGGGCCGGCGAGTTGTCGCGTTTACCCCGCCGCGCCCTGGCGGCCACCAAAGCGTTGGTTCATGCCGCCGCCCACCTGCCGCCGAGCGACGCCGACCGGCTGGAGGCGCAATGGTTCATCAATCTGTGGCCGTCGGCCGATCACCTAGAGGCCGTGGCCGCCTTCACCGCCAAACGGCCGCCGGTTTTCAATCGGGAATGA